One segment of Myxocyprinus asiaticus isolate MX2 ecotype Aquarium Trade chromosome 41, UBuf_Myxa_2, whole genome shotgun sequence DNA contains the following:
- the LOC127431551 gene encoding myosin light chain kinase, smooth muscle-like, with translation MASVKNGQKKTYVSTLRIDLKASTPLQTPLDMPRRIENGTKLKYREENGLKSETTLIKRASCNIGAIPHFLDPQKQAVVCVRGTARLHCRFRSSEPVASCWIRNRDKVVLEGPRTSMKSTNSSSTLVLSKVLPVDAGSYSLFVRNRGGIAHWTITLSVIDRPDPPASCPSVSKLTHTSLVLSWSGPCYDGGSAITGYVVELQRLGQTEPEDWTKLANQCRNTSYCVRSGLDPQGEYRFRVRACNAAGVSDPSEESDCIKMETAGEPQQEVMSYVDVVIDTTHKVRDHYHVHEKLGVGKFGEVFRMTHKQTGQVCAGKFYRARVSREKAAARKEIKLMNEVHHPKLVQCLAAYDTPSEIVMILEYIAGGELFERIVDENFEHTEPNSVNYMHQILEGIQYIHRKRIIHLDLKPENIVCVNSTGTLIKIIDFGLACKLESGKPLMVLHGTPEFVAPEVVNYEPVDLATDMWSIGVICYILLSGESPFQGSSEAETLALVTAAQWEFDPESFNDITDEAKDFISGLLTKDKRSRLSCEKALAHPWMATFDDSNCRITKSLNKDKMRKFLARQKWKKTGKALLALKRMSLSCKSDGAHSPCSSVDDRGLGKEAEQAVESLEKHMRCEPCFYKALHDLTETSGATVHLACTIRGYPDPEVVWLFNEEPLAKTERVQINYDKDGICTLTLARVQPGDSGIYKCCASNGLGQALCSARLTVEL, from the exons ATGGCTTCTGTTAAAAATGGTCAAAAGAAGACCTACGTTTCTACACTCAGAATAGACCTGAAAGCTTCAACGCCATTGCAGACTCCACTGGACATGCCAAGGAGAATAGAAAATGGAACCAAACTAAAGTACAGagaggaaaatggcctgaaatCAG AAACCACACTGATTAAAAGAGCCAGCTGTAATATAG GTGCTATACCTCATTTTTTGGATCCTCAGAAACAGGCAGTGGTTTGTGTTAGAGGAACTGCTCGACTCCACTGTCGCTTCCGTAGTTCTGAGCCCGTAGCTTCATGCTGGATTCGTAACAGAGATAAG GTTGTGTTGGAGGGACCCCGAACATCTATGAAGAGCACAAACAGTAGCAGCACTCTGGTTCTCTCCAAGGTTCTGCCTGTAGATGCTGGAAGTTATTCCCTTTTTGTTCGAAACCGGGGAGGCATAGCTCACTGGACAATAACACTCTCTGTCATTG ATCGGCCAGACCCTCCAGCCTCGTGTCCGTCTGTGTCTAAGCTGACCCACACGTCTCTGGTCCTGTCTTGGTCTGGGCCATGCTATGATGGAGGTTCTGCCATCACAGGCTACGTGGTTGAGCTTCAAAGACTAGGCCAAACTGAACCTGAGGACTGGACTAAACTCGCTAATCAGTGTCGGAACACCTCGTATTGTGTTCGTTCTGGTCTCGACCCGCAGGGGGAGTATCGCTTTAGAGTACGTGCCTGCAACGCAGCAGGAGTCAGTGATCCGAGTGAGGAATCGGACTGCATTAAGATGGAAACTGCAG GTGAGCCACAACAGGAAGTGATGTCGTACGTGGATGTTGTGATTGACACCACACACAAAGTGAGGGATCATTACCATGTCCATGAGAAATTAGGAGT ggggaagtttggggagGTGTTCAGGATGACCCATAAGCAGACGGGTCAGGTGTGTGCCGGTAAATTCTACCGGGCCCGGGTCTCCAGAGAGAAAGCAGCAGCTCGTAAAGAAATCAAGCTGATGAACGAAGTGCATCATCCTAAGCTGGTGCAATGTCTTGCAGCCTATGACACTCCTTCAGAGATCGTCATGATTCTTGAATA TATAGCAGGTGGTGAGCTGTTTGAACGGATCGTAGATGAAAATTTTGAGCACACAGAACCCAACAGTGTGAACTACATGCATCAGATTCTGGAAGGAATCCAGTACATCCATCGTAAACGCATCATTCACCTCGATCTGAAGCCAGAGAACATTGTCTGTGTCAACAGCACTGGAACCCTCATCAAGATAATTGACTTTGGATTGGCCTGCAAACTAG AGTCTGGGAAACCTCTGATGGTGTTGCACGGGACTCCTGAGTTTGTGGCCCCAGAAGTGGTCAATTATGAGCCTGTGGATCTGGCCACTGACATGTGGAGCATTGGTGTTATATGCTACATCCT ATTGAGTGGTGAGTCTCCGTTCCAGGGCAGCAGCGAAGCAGAAACTCTTGCTCTGGTAACTGCGGCTCAGTGGGAATTTGATCCGGAGAGTTTTAATGACATCACAGATGAGGCTAAAGATTTCATAAGTGGCTTGTTGACAAAGGACAAGAG ATCACGACTATCTTGTGAGAAAGCTTTAGCTCATCCCTGGATGGCCACATTTGACGACTCGAACTGTCGAATAACCAAATCCCTCAACAAAGACAAGATGAGGAAGTTCCTTGCCAGGCAGAAATGGAAG AAAACTGGTAAAGCCCTGCTCGCACTGAAGAGGATGTCTCTGTCCTGCAAATCTGATGGAGCACATTCTCCCTGCAGTTCTGTAGATG ATCGTGGTCTGGGAAAGGAGGCAGAACAAGCCGTAGAATCTCTGGAAAAGCACATGAGGTGTGAACCGTGCTTCTATAAGGCCCTACATGACCTCACTGAGACCTCTGGAGCGACAGTGCACTTGGCCTGTACAATACGTG GATATCCGGACCCGGAGGTGGTTTGGTTGTTTAATGAGGAGCCTTTGGCAAAGACGGAGCGAGTTCAGATTAATTATGACAAAGACGGCATCTGCACTCTCACCCTTGCTCGCGTACAACCAGGAGATTCTGGGATTTACAAATGTTGTGCCTCCAACGGCCTGGGACAGGCACTGTGTTCTGCCAGACTCACTGTGGAACTCTAG
- the LOC127431578 gene encoding uncharacterized protein LOC127431578: MDHVYALAAETLPKVARKRQRTEKKRERDRLRQKFRVYIGEAYFRWKALMAEKGMKNDAEVAHYLLDRVCGKQLSEDHFGAPRRKKGRPQKITVPEIEETLNDSSQPSPDPQSPDPCQPIQDPESTDLSQASSDNQSPYESANVEIFGISYDLPATLPKQLNEPAQFEIKMEDEFEVDVSTRSCSPSDNLNFVIKSSTSSTTTAEENEELWKAIKEEPEQIELHPEGCLHVGVSSIAPSDNEDLSSATQGIVLEKEQKWGANNPGLTGLFRTCHQCGDPVLEFKTVQSGSLIRVQWECSKGHLMWLYPNNNPT, encoded by the exons ATGGACCATGTTTATGCTTTAGCAGCGGAGACACTACCAAAAGTGGCGAGAAAGCGACAGAGGACTGAAAAAAAGCGAGAGAGAGACCGACTGAGGCAGAAATTCAGAGTATACATCGGCGAGGCCTATTTTAGGTGGAAAGCGCTAATGGCAGAGAAAGGCATGAAGAATGACGCGGAGGTTGCTCATTATCTGCTGGACAG GGTGTGCGGTAAACAGCTTTCAGAAGACCATTTTGGGGCACCTCGCAGAAAAAAAGGAAGACCACAGAAAATAACCGTGCCGGAAATAGAG GAGACTCTGAATGATTCATCCCAACCCAGTCCAGATCCACAATCACCAGACCCATGTCAGCCCATCCAGGACCCAGAGTCAACTGATCTCTCTCAGGCCAGTTCGGATAACCAGTCTCCTTATGAAAGTGCCAACGTAGAGATCTTTGGGATCTCTTATGACCTCCCTGCTACATTGCCGAAGCAATTA AATGAACCAGCACagtttgaaataaaaatggaagatGAGTTTGAAGTAGATGTCAGCACCAGATCCTGTTCTCCATCGGACAATCTCaattttgtaattaaaagttCAACTTCAAGCACAACTACAGCAGAAGAAAACGAAGAACTCTGGAAAGCAATAAAA GAAGAACCAGAACAGATTGAACTGCATCCAGAAGGTTGTTTACATGTCGGCGTGAGTTCCATTGCTCCATCAGACAATGAGGATCTCAGTTCAGCTACACAAGGAATTGTACTGGAGAAGGAACAAAAATGGGGGGCCAACAATCCTGGTTTGACAGGACTCTTCAGGACCTGTCATCAATGTGGAGATCCAGTTCTGGAATTCAAAACGGTACAGTCGGGGAGCCTCATCCGCGTTCAGTGGGAATGTTCGAAGGGACATCTCATGTGGCTTTACCCCAACAACAACCCAACGTAG
- the LOC127431686 gene encoding EF-hand calcium-binding domain-containing protein 3-like, translating to MDTSDEMPSTPGGNEAKYTRQDNKQRHKDHLKQVLDSLGIGRIAELEKLSEEPLTDAQIKAFKVMFELFSTHSAGCIDPERLSALMNDLHMKVNLQLLEETLHQADFDGDGRVGFQDFLSVMTDCQMFSRCLKDHEPDHLMKVSGTLFYDVLNKVMEAALIPSAVTGQLVRYYHKKSLYHVWRSAPAEHHQNHVVTYYDKAAHLVGLKPKQLMKYIQPQVQRKSPYSIMPCLTVRKEKRSSTKPFPAEQLDSTQSVQTRNSISVKGSSRPVTLKEKTQELLWRHWGAETKALITPVQISVDVNVKDLAKLTYDDIGHIRRKVREGVDSYLSSLSEHKQHDMWVLWRSLEKACGLQDDKTFQETFSTYSWSWSASRNLIQTEELERREETLH from the exons ATGGACACTAGTGATGAGATGCCGTCAACTCCGGGTGGAAATGAGGCCAAATATACACGTCAGGACAATAAACAGAGACACAAAGATCATCTGAAGCAAGTTCTGGATTCACT AGGCATTGGTCGGATTGCAGAGCTGGAGAAATTGTCAGAAGAACCTCTGACTGATGCTCAAATAAAGG CATTCAAGGTGATGTTTGAGCTGTTCTCCACTCACTCTGCGGGTTGTATTGATCCTGAGAGACTCTCTGCTCTCATGAATGATCTGCACATGAAGGTCAACCTTCAACTGCTGGAGGAGACACTTCACCAGGCAGACTTTGATG GTGATGGACGTGTGGGTTTCCAGGATTTCCTCTCAGTGATGACAGATTGTCAGATGTTCTCCAGGTGTCTGAAAG ATCACGAGCCAGATCACTTGATGAAGGTATCAGGCACTTTGTTCTATGATGTCCTGAATAAAGTCATGGAGGCAGCACTCATTCCCAGTGCTGTAACTGGACAACTTGTCAG GTATTACCACAAAAAGTCTCTCTACCATGTTTGGAGATCTGCTCCAGCAGAGCATCACCAGAATCATGTGGTCACCTACTATGATAAAGCAGCTCATCTGGTGGGCCTGAAGCCCAAACAACTGATGAAATACATCCAGCCACAAG TCCAGAGAAAGAGCCCGTACTCTATAATGCCCTGCCTGACTgtaagaaaagagaagagaagctCTACAAAGCCTTTTCCTGCTGAGCAGCTGGATTCTACACAGTCTGTACAGACCAGGAACAGTATTTCTGTTAAGGGTAGTAGCAGACCGGTTACtctgaaagaaaaaacacaagag CTCTTATGGAGACACTGGGGAGCTGAGACCAAAGCGCTGATCACACCTGTGCAGATCAGTGTTGATGTGAATGTAAAAGACCTGGCCAAACTCACATATGACGACATCGGACACATTCGTCGCAAG GTTAGGGAGGGTGTGGATTCATATCTGTCCTCTCTGTCGGAGCACAAGCAGCATGATATGTGGGTCTTATGGAGATCTCTGGAGAAAGCTTGTGGTTTGCAAGATGACAAAACATTTCAGGAGACCTTCTCAACTTACAGCTGGAGCTGGAGTGCCAGTAGGAACTTAATACAGACTGAAGAACTGGAGAGGAGAGAGGAAACCCTACATTGA